Proteins encoded by one window of Rouxiella chamberiensis:
- the phnN gene encoding ribose 1,5-bisphosphokinase: MAKLVYVVGASGSGKDSLLDALREKTPPALLVAHRYITRPAHAGAENHIALSHSEFALRQSRGLFALDWQAHETRYALGIEIDLWMQQGFTVVVNGSRAHLPEALARYGDALLPVYLHVSPEVLAERLKARARESSIEIEQRLRRAAEYQQGLPATCRRLNNDGDLHDTLANLMDVLQQAQCLAHRVSLA; the protein is encoded by the coding sequence ATGGCAAAACTGGTCTATGTTGTGGGGGCGTCGGGGTCGGGCAAAGACAGCCTGCTCGACGCGCTGCGGGAGAAAACGCCGCCGGCCTTGCTGGTGGCGCACCGCTATATCACGCGTCCGGCACATGCCGGTGCAGAGAATCACATTGCGCTGAGTCACAGCGAGTTTGCCCTGCGTCAGTCGCGCGGCCTTTTTGCGCTCGACTGGCAGGCGCATGAAACGCGCTACGCGCTGGGTATTGAAATCGACCTGTGGATGCAACAGGGTTTTACCGTGGTAGTCAACGGCTCACGGGCGCATCTGCCCGAGGCGCTGGCACGCTATGGCGATGCGCTGCTTCCGGTGTATCTGCATGTGTCGCCCGAGGTGTTGGCAGAGCGGCTCAAGGCACGCGCAAGGGAATCCTCCATCGAAATCGAACAGCGCCTGCGCCGAGCGGCCGAGTATCAACAAGGTCTGCCCGCGACGTGTCGACGGTTGAACAACGATGGCGATTTGCACGACACGCTTGCGAACCTGATGGACGTGTTGCAGCAGGCGCAGTGTCTGGCGCACCGCGTTTCCCTCGCCTGA